One part of the Flavobacterium johnsoniae UW101 genome encodes these proteins:
- a CDS encoding tetratricopeptide repeat-containing sensor histidine kinase codes for MSKKSFFINHSIKSLYIGLILISFIGAVFFINPNEKTVEKKSKKKYQAIELDKLIEKADKYYDEEKLDSSYYFYNKVLPMYDPEIDYTKYVYTLSSMAEIQTLIGNFIESEELLTKTLPYLSKIKEPIYARNVYSNMGMNYYNTYDFENSLFYHTKALKLPGTPYKKAIVLNDIARVYMEQNRYDIAAEILEMLTARKIVYKREPLLSDYFYASLQNSLGVCYFNLKKPKALDLYLKSLATTLQGTNKFILLNNYKSLSDYYMENNPELALQYAKKSYETAREVNANSAKMELLAYLIKLSKGSELKKYTIDYIKLTDSVINSRKSARNQFTNIKYYSKINKDENLHLKAEKAENELKLQQHKTSNIISGVIITFILTLCIILSFYLSIKGRKQKNNAIQESETRISNKLRNELLNEVQNVLTYAKNNDLETADNKNELLESLEKIYSQTRNISKENSDIITDKRYSLTLKNMISTFKTTDTNVFTNGLTDINWIKIDKNKKIIIYRVIQELLVNMKKHSSATLAGVNFKVIKKNIIINYTDNGKGVNMNQVSKSGLQIIENRILNVKGEIQFESNPDNGFKISIKIPF; via the coding sequence TGATAAATATTATGATGAAGAAAAACTAGACAGCTCTTATTATTTTTATAATAAGGTTTTACCAATGTATGATCCAGAAATTGATTATACAAAGTATGTTTATACGCTGTCTTCGATGGCTGAAATACAAACACTTATTGGTAATTTTATTGAAAGTGAAGAATTATTGACAAAAACCCTTCCTTATTTAAGTAAAATTAAAGAGCCTATTTATGCTCGAAATGTTTACAGTAATATGGGAATGAATTATTATAATACTTATGATTTTGAAAATTCGCTTTTTTACCACACAAAAGCATTAAAATTACCTGGCACACCCTATAAAAAGGCTATTGTTTTAAACGACATAGCTCGTGTATATATGGAACAAAACCGTTACGATATAGCTGCAGAAATACTAGAAATGCTGACTGCAAGAAAAATAGTTTACAAAAGAGAACCTCTGTTAAGTGATTATTTTTATGCTTCTTTGCAGAACAGTCTTGGAGTCTGTTATTTTAATTTAAAAAAACCTAAAGCATTAGATCTTTATCTCAAAAGTTTAGCAACCACCTTACAGGGAACTAATAAGTTCATATTGCTTAATAATTATAAATCTCTTTCTGATTACTACATGGAAAATAATCCTGAGCTTGCTTTACAGTACGCAAAGAAATCCTACGAAACAGCAAGGGAAGTAAATGCTAACAGTGCCAAAATGGAACTACTTGCTTATTTAATAAAGCTTAGTAAAGGATCTGAGTTAAAAAAATATACTATAGATTATATAAAACTGACTGACAGTGTAATTAATTCTAGAAAATCGGCTAGAAATCAATTTACAAACATCAAATATTACTCAAAAATAAATAAAGACGAGAATTTACACCTTAAAGCAGAAAAAGCAGAAAACGAACTTAAACTTCAGCAGCATAAAACCAGCAATATAATTTCGGGGGTAATAATAACTTTTATTTTAACATTGTGCATCATACTTAGTTTTTACTTATCAATAAAAGGGAGGAAACAAAAAAACAATGCCATACAAGAAAGTGAAACCCGGATTTCTAACAAATTACGCAATGAACTTTTAAATGAAGTTCAGAATGTTTTAACATATGCTAAAAATAATGATTTAGAAACTGCTGATAATAAAAATGAATTATTAGAAAGTCTCGAAAAAATCTATTCTCAAACCAGAAATATCTCAAAAGAAAACAGCGATATTATAACTGATAAAAGATACAGTTTGACATTGAAAAATATGATATCTACTTTTAAAACAACAGATACAAATGTTTTTACAAATGGCCTTACTGATATTAACTGGATTAAAATTGATAAAAACAAAAAAATAATTATTTACAGAGTCATACAAGAACTACTTGTAAACATGAAAAAACACAGCAGCGCAACACTTGCTGGAGTTAATTTTAAAGTCATTAAAAAAAATATTATTATAAATTATACAGATAATGGTAAAGGTGTTAACATGAACCAAGTATCTAAAAGTGGTCTTCAAATAATTGAGAATCGTATTTTAAATGTAAAAGGTGAAATTCAATTTGAATCAAATCCCGACAATGGATTTAAAATATCAATTAAAATTCCTTTTTAA
- a CDS encoding sensor histidine kinase has protein sequence MNTHSIPEKELVAIILYISLFFIIVSVVLIVFFYFSRKKIIQKELEKKDLILQYQKEQLHAVLQIQEEERKRIAQDLHDDISSKLNIVSLNTHLLSAPNLTEAETTEITENIINLTAKALENSRKIAHNLLPPVFEKFGLHAGIEELCGEFESSKSVKTYYKNELDFDDKEIDRHLHVFRVLQELMNNSLRHGKSN, from the coding sequence ATGAATACCCACTCAATACCAGAAAAAGAGCTTGTCGCTATAATATTATATATATCACTTTTCTTTATAATCGTTTCAGTCGTACTGATCGTATTTTTCTACTTCTCAAGAAAAAAAATCATTCAAAAAGAATTAGAAAAGAAAGATTTAATACTTCAGTATCAAAAAGAACAATTACATGCTGTTTTGCAGATACAAGAAGAAGAACGCAAACGTATTGCTCAGGATCTTCATGATGATATTAGTTCTAAACTTAATATTGTTTCCTTAAATACACACTTGTTGTCAGCGCCAAATTTAACAGAAGCTGAAACAACTGAAATTACAGAGAACATTATAAATTTAACAGCAAAAGCTTTAGAAAATTCAAGGAAAATTGCGCATAATTTATTACCTCCGGTTTTCGAAAAGTTTGGACTTCATGCAGGTATAGAAGAATTATGCGGGGAATTTGAGAGTAGTAAATCAGTAAAAACCTATTATAAAAACGAACTTGATTTTGATGATAAAGAAATCGATCGTCATTTGCATGTTTTTAGGGTTTTACAAGAACTAATGAATAATTCTCTTCGTCATGGAAAGTCTAATTAA
- a CDS encoding acetyl-CoA carboxylase carboxyltransferase subunit alpha, which translates to MEYLDFELPIKELEEQLEKCVIIGKESDVDVTPTCKEINKKLEQTKKDIYKNLTAWQRVQLSRHPNRPYTLDYIKAICGDTFLELHGDRGFKDDKAMVGGLGKINGQSFMIVGQQKGYNTKTRQYRNFGMANPEGYRKALRLMKMAEKFGIPVLTLVDTPGAYPGLEAEERGQGEAIARNIFEMVRLQVPIITIIVGEGASGGALGIGVGDRVYMLENTWYSVISPESCSSILWKSWEYKERAAEALKLTSSDMKKQKLVDDVIPEPLGGAHYDRETTFKTVADYITKGYNELKDLSTADLIAQRMDKYSNMGEYKE; encoded by the coding sequence ATGGAATATTTAGATTTTGAGCTTCCAATTAAAGAACTTGAAGAACAGCTAGAAAAGTGCGTTATTATTGGAAAAGAATCTGACGTTGATGTAACCCCAACGTGCAAGGAAATCAATAAAAAATTAGAGCAGACTAAGAAAGATATATACAAAAACCTTACGGCTTGGCAGAGAGTACAACTGTCAAGACACCCAAACAGACCTTATACTTTAGATTATATCAAAGCAATTTGCGGTGATACTTTCTTAGAGCTTCATGGAGACAGAGGCTTTAAAGATGATAAAGCGATGGTGGGCGGTTTAGGTAAAATAAACGGTCAGTCGTTTATGATTGTCGGGCAGCAAAAAGGTTACAATACAAAAACACGTCAGTACCGTAATTTTGGTATGGCAAATCCAGAAGGATACCGTAAGGCTTTGCGTTTAATGAAAATGGCGGAGAAATTTGGTATTCCGGTTCTTACTTTAGTAGATACTCCGGGTGCATATCCAGGTTTAGAAGCTGAAGAAAGAGGACAGGGAGAAGCTATTGCCAGAAACATTTTTGAAATGGTTCGTCTGCAGGTGCCAATCATTACGATTATCGTAGGTGAAGGTGCTTCGGGAGGAGCATTAGGAATTGGTGTTGGAGACAGAGTTTATATGTTAGAAAACACTTGGTACTCTGTAATTTCTCCAGAATCATGCTCTTCTATTTTATGGAAAAGCTGGGAGTACAAAGAACGTGCAGCTGAAGCTTTAAAACTGACTTCTTCTGACATGAAAAAACAAAAATTAGTTGATGATGTAATTCCAGAACCACTTGGCGGAGCGCACTACGACCGTGAAACTACTTTTAAAACAGTAGCAGATTACATTACTAAAGGATATAATGAATTAAAAGACTTATCAACAGCCGACTTAATTGCCCAGAGAATGGACAAATACAGTAATATGGGCGAGTATAAAGAGTAA
- a CDS encoding DNA-binding transcriptional response regulator, which produces MFKKVLVAEDLDSISIAVVQVLEDLNIPVIDHVKYCDEGLLKVKKALNEKEPYDLLITDLSFKTDHRKANIESGDELIEAINKVQPELKKIVFSIEDKSYRIKTLFDELGINAYVSKGRNSIQELRSALEKTFKNEERILSSDLNFSFNDKSLIEIESYDISILSLLAKGYILENISNEFKEKSITPNGTSSIEKRINKLKIYFKANNNVHLIAIAKDFGLV; this is translated from the coding sequence ATGTTTAAGAAAGTTTTAGTTGCAGAAGATTTAGATAGTATTAGTATTGCAGTTGTTCAAGTTCTCGAAGACCTTAATATTCCTGTTATTGACCATGTTAAATATTGTGACGAAGGTTTATTAAAAGTAAAAAAAGCATTAAACGAAAAAGAACCGTACGATTTACTTATTACTGATTTATCTTTTAAGACTGACCATAGGAAAGCAAATATTGAAAGCGGTGATGAATTAATTGAAGCAATCAATAAAGTGCAGCCTGAATTAAAAAAAATTGTGTTTTCAATTGAAGACAAATCGTATCGCATTAAAACTCTTTTTGATGAGTTAGGAATAAATGCATATGTATCTAAAGGAAGAAATAGTATTCAGGAATTAAGATCTGCCCTTGAAAAAACTTTTAAAAACGAAGAAAGAATACTTTCATCTGATTTAAACTTTAGTTTCAATGACAAATCTCTTATCGAAATTGAATCTTATGATATCTCTATTTTATCACTTCTGGCAAAAGGTTACATATTAGAAAACATTTCAAATGAGTTTAAAGAAAAATCGATTACACCAAATGGAACCAGCAGTATAGAAAAACGAATCAACAAATTAAAAATATATTTTAAAGCAAATAACAATGTACACTTAATTGCCATTGCAAAAGACTTTGGTCTGGTGTAG
- a CDS encoding ATP-binding protein, whose product MDLKYQLKFLFNMKMLEIIKNKTFLKYLIFFLIILLIGVVLLYQLHRNQVIIIQQIKKNNSVEINKNITEADRLFDQINYDSAYFFYKKAIALCDPIDDYADDYVYSQLSIANLHQNTNNYTACEEALLKVFPYLKKTSKPKYTYNTYTLLAYNYFFTYDNSDALLYHRKALRLAATPYKKSVIINDIALVYLRQKRYKEIIDALEPLARIKIKHETDSAKTDINYSLLLNNLGFCYFKLGNPKALEYYKKSLKIQERLKSDYELMSTYSSVAMVYAETNPKLSKIYTEKQYQSACRAKSASFKANTLGDLIRKSEGKELKKYSKAYVKIIDSILSSRKQAKNQFSIIKYESKTDKEENLKLKAEKAENELLLQKHKNRNTISYIIITFTIAVLLLLPLYLFIKGEKEKKEAVFESEMRISKKLRNELTNKVHHTLLFAQNKDLQNDENKNQFLIKLDEIYSQTRNISRENSSIVTNENYDMGLKEMISGFKTPNLNLLVNGLDTIKWNKINKIKKIIIYRVLQELFYNMKKYNDLTLIILSFKIINKNIVITYSDNSSKTQNERIILKKHLENVENRIKTTNGTINFGNYTENGFKISFTFPL is encoded by the coding sequence ATGGATTTAAAATATCAATTAAAATTCCTTTTTAATATGAAGATGCTTGAAATTATAAAAAATAAAACTTTTCTAAAGTATCTTATTTTTTTTCTGATTATACTTTTAATTGGGGTAGTATTACTTTATCAGCTGCATAGAAACCAGGTAATAATTATTCAACAGATTAAAAAAAACAATTCTGTTGAAATAAATAAAAACATAACTGAAGCTGATCGCTTATTTGACCAAATTAATTACGACAGCGCATATTTCTTTTATAAAAAAGCAATTGCACTTTGTGATCCTATTGATGATTATGCAGATGATTATGTTTATTCTCAATTATCTATAGCAAATTTACATCAGAATACAAACAACTACACGGCATGCGAAGAAGCTTTATTAAAAGTTTTTCCATATTTAAAAAAAACAAGCAAACCTAAATACACTTATAACACTTACACCCTCTTAGCTTACAACTATTTCTTTACTTATGACAATAGTGATGCACTGTTATACCACAGAAAAGCATTGAGACTAGCTGCAACACCATACAAAAAATCAGTAATCATAAATGACATTGCTTTAGTTTACTTAAGACAAAAAAGATATAAAGAGATAATAGATGCATTGGAGCCATTAGCCAGAATAAAAATTAAACACGAAACTGATTCTGCAAAAACCGATATTAATTATTCCTTACTATTAAACAACCTAGGATTTTGTTATTTCAAGCTCGGAAATCCAAAAGCATTAGAATATTATAAAAAGAGTCTGAAGATACAGGAAAGATTAAAGTCAGATTATGAATTAATGAGTACCTATTCTAGTGTAGCTATGGTTTATGCTGAAACCAATCCTAAATTATCTAAAATATATACAGAAAAACAATATCAGTCTGCCTGCAGGGCAAAGTCTGCATCATTTAAAGCAAATACTTTAGGAGACTTAATTAGAAAATCTGAAGGAAAAGAACTTAAAAAATATTCTAAAGCATACGTAAAAATAATTGACAGTATATTATCCAGCAGAAAACAAGCAAAAAATCAATTCTCAATAATTAAATACGAATCTAAAACTGATAAAGAAGAAAATCTAAAACTCAAAGCCGAAAAAGCGGAAAATGAACTGTTATTACAAAAGCATAAAAATAGAAATACCATATCCTATATCATTATTACTTTCACGATAGCTGTTCTTTTACTTTTGCCACTCTACTTATTTATAAAAGGAGAAAAAGAAAAAAAAGAAGCTGTTTTTGAAAGTGAAATGAGAATTTCTAAGAAACTGCGTAATGAATTGACAAATAAGGTGCATCATACATTGCTTTTTGCACAAAATAAAGATTTACAAAATGATGAAAATAAAAATCAGTTTTTAATAAAATTAGATGAAATATACTCTCAAACCAGAAACATTTCCAGAGAAAACAGTTCTATTGTAACCAATGAAAATTACGATATGGGGTTGAAGGAAATGATATCGGGTTTTAAAACTCCAAATCTAAATTTATTAGTAAATGGTCTTGATACCATAAAGTGGAATAAAATTAACAAGATCAAAAAAATTATTATTTACAGGGTATTACAAGAGCTATTTTACAACATGAAAAAATACAACGACTTGACTTTGATCATATTATCATTTAAAATAATCAATAAAAATATTGTAATTACATACAGCGACAACAGTTCTAAAACGCAAAATGAAAGAATAATTTTAAAAAAACATCTTGAAAATGTGGAAAACCGTATTAAAACCACGAATGGAACTATTAATTTTGGCAATTATACAGAAAATGGTTTCAAAATAAGTTTCACATTCCCATTATAA
- a CDS encoding response regulator transcription factor, whose amino-acid sequence MNAIIKIALVDDEVLFRKGIAFLLQREDNIEIVFEASNGEDLVNKLLENEIKPDIIIMDLKMPVLNGVEATKIIRKSFPEIKIIALTSYDSKSFIANMIQVGAVAYLIKNTTPKDLIKTINEVNKKGFYYNESVLKTIQETIVSSKNSKGNLETSFLSPREIEILQLICQQKTTSEIAEHLFLSPRTVEGHRNNLLLKTESRNIAGLVVYAIQNEIAVLTL is encoded by the coding sequence ATGAATGCCATTATCAAAATAGCTTTAGTCGACGACGAAGTTTTATTCCGGAAAGGAATAGCTTTTTTATTGCAGAGAGAAGATAATATTGAGATTGTTTTCGAAGCTTCAAACGGAGAAGACCTTGTAAATAAACTTCTGGAAAATGAAATTAAACCAGATATTATTATCATGGATTTAAAAATGCCGGTTTTGAATGGCGTTGAAGCAACAAAAATAATTAGGAAATCTTTTCCTGAAATAAAAATTATTGCACTTACCAGTTACGATTCAAAATCTTTTATTGCCAATATGATTCAGGTTGGCGCTGTTGCCTATTTAATTAAAAATACAACTCCAAAAGATTTAATTAAAACCATTAATGAAGTTAACAAAAAAGGATTTTATTATAACGAAAGTGTTTTGAAGACTATTCAGGAAACAATAGTTTCTTCAAAAAATTCAAAAGGAAATCTGGAAACAAGTTTTCTTTCTCCAAGAGAAATAGAAATTTTACAGCTTATTTGTCAGCAAAAAACAACTTCAGAAATTGCTGAACATCTTTTTTTAAGTCCAAGAACAGTTGAAGGGCATCGAAATAATTTACTTCTTAAAACAGAATCAAGAAATATTGCCGGTTTAGTGGTATATGCTATTCAAAATGAAATAGCAGTTTTAACGCTTTAA
- a CDS encoding DMT family transporter, translated as MRNDNLKSYLNLHLIVFIWGFTAILGALITIDADNLVWYRMLIAMIFLGGFIAFKKQSFQVPVKEFFKLIFVGLLIALHWIFFFKAIHVSNVSITLSIFSLGAFFASLLEPLFYGRKVLWYEVFFGLVIIAGLGLILQVEIKYLTGVYYALAAIILGVLFTLMNGKLISDHEPSVITFYEFGAGVFFITIYFLFQGKFTADFFQMSLNNWVLLLILASICTAYAFTASVKVMQRLTPYTVMLTTNLEPVYGIVLAYFILGGKEKMSVEFYIGAVIIIITVILNGVFKHYQNKKENL; from the coding sequence ATGCGAAACGATAATTTAAAAAGTTATTTAAATCTTCACTTAATAGTTTTTATCTGGGGTTTTACAGCCATTTTGGGCGCTTTAATTACCATTGATGCCGATAATCTGGTTTGGTACAGAATGTTGATCGCCATGATTTTTCTAGGCGGATTTATTGCATTTAAAAAGCAGTCTTTTCAGGTTCCTGTAAAAGAATTTTTTAAATTGATTTTTGTTGGATTATTGATTGCATTGCATTGGATTTTCTTTTTTAAGGCAATTCATGTTTCTAATGTTTCAATCACCCTTTCTATATTTTCTTTAGGAGCATTTTTCGCCTCTTTATTAGAACCGTTATTTTACGGACGAAAAGTCCTTTGGTATGAAGTTTTCTTCGGACTTGTTATTATTGCAGGTTTGGGACTGATTCTTCAGGTTGAAATAAAATATCTTACGGGAGTTTATTATGCTTTAGCAGCAATAATTTTAGGCGTTTTATTTACTTTAATGAATGGAAAATTAATCTCAGATCACGAACCTTCGGTTATTACTTTTTATGAATTTGGAGCGGGAGTTTTCTTCATTACGATTTATTTTTTATTTCAGGGAAAATTCACAGCAGATTTCTTCCAAATGTCCTTAAATAACTGGGTTTTATTATTGATTTTGGCTTCAATCTGTACAGCTTATGCTTTTACGGCTTCTGTAAAAGTAATGCAGCGATTAACACCGTATACAGTAATGTTAACGACTAACTTAGAACCTGTTTACGGGATCGTTTTGGCTTACTTTATTTTAGGAGGAAAAGAAAAAATGAGTGTCGAATTTTACATAGGAGCTGTTATAATTATCATAACAGTTATTCTAAACGGTGTTTTTAAACATTATCAAAACAAGAAGGAAAACTTGTAA
- the dnaB gene encoding replicative DNA helicase, with product MENFKNVNPVKVDKTTIINLEKGKLPPQVLDLEEAVLGAMMIDKKGVDDVIDILQPDAFYKDAHKHIFEAILQLFTETQPIDLLTVSTQLKKNGKLELAGGDFYLIQLTQKIASSAHIEFHSRIILQKFIQRSLIRISSEIIEESYDETTDVFDLLDKAESKLYEVTQGNIKRSSETAQSLVLQAKKRIEEIAGKEGLSGVATGFEKLDEVTSGWQPSDLIIIAARPGMGKTAFVLSMARNVAIQFGHAVAVFSLEMASVQLITRLISSETGLSSEKLRTGKLEKHEWEQLSTKVKDLEKAPLFIDDTPSLSIFDLRAKCRRLASQHGIKLIIIDYLQLMTAGGNGKGGGNREQEISTISRNLKALAKELNVPVIALSQLSRAVETRGSSKRPLLSDLRESGAIEQDADIVSFIYRPEYYKIEEWDDDEASPTAGQAEFIIAKHRNGGLENIRLKFLGHLGKFDNLEDFTGGYDDLPSKMNHEDNPFITKNLPSANEAFGSNLNDDDDDSDVPF from the coding sequence ATGGAAAATTTCAAGAATGTAAACCCCGTAAAGGTCGATAAAACCACAATAATTAATCTCGAAAAAGGAAAACTCCCTCCGCAGGTTCTTGATTTAGAAGAGGCTGTGCTTGGAGCAATGATGATTGATAAAAAAGGGGTAGATGATGTAATTGATATTTTACAGCCAGATGCTTTTTATAAAGATGCGCACAAACATATTTTTGAAGCAATTCTGCAGCTTTTTACAGAAACACAGCCAATAGACTTGCTGACAGTTTCGACACAATTAAAGAAAAACGGAAAATTAGAATTAGCAGGAGGTGATTTTTATTTAATTCAGTTAACGCAGAAAATTGCTTCTTCTGCCCACATCGAATTTCACTCGCGTATTATTCTTCAAAAATTCATTCAAAGAAGTTTGATTAGAATTTCTTCAGAAATTATTGAAGAATCTTATGATGAAACTACAGACGTATTCGATTTGCTGGATAAAGCCGAATCTAAATTGTATGAGGTAACACAGGGAAATATCAAACGTAGTTCTGAAACTGCTCAGAGTTTGGTTCTTCAGGCGAAAAAACGTATTGAAGAAATTGCAGGAAAAGAAGGTTTGAGTGGTGTTGCAACCGGATTTGAAAAATTAGATGAAGTAACTTCAGGATGGCAGCCTTCGGATTTGATTATTATTGCGGCACGTCCGGGTATGGGTAAAACCGCATTCGTACTTTCGATGGCAAGAAACGTTGCCATTCAGTTTGGACATGCGGTGGCAGTTTTCTCTCTGGAGATGGCTTCGGTTCAGTTAATTACAAGGCTTATTTCTTCGGAAACAGGATTGTCTTCTGAAAAATTAAGAACAGGAAAATTAGAAAAACACGAATGGGAGCAACTAAGTACTAAAGTAAAAGATTTAGAAAAAGCCCCATTGTTTATTGATGATACGCCTTCGCTTTCAATTTTTGATTTACGTGCAAAATGTCGTCGTTTAGCATCACAGCACGGAATCAAATTAATTATTATTGACTACTTGCAGTTAATGACTGCCGGAGGAAATGGTAAAGGAGGAGGAAACCGTGAGCAGGAGATTTCGACTATTTCCCGAAACTTAAAGGCATTGGCAAAAGAGCTAAACGTTCCTGTAATTGCACTTTCACAGTTATCGCGTGCGGTTGAGACCCGTGGATCAAGCAAACGTCCGTTACTTTCGGATCTTCGTGAATCTGGTGCGATTGAGCAGGATGCTGATATTGTATCGTTTATTTACCGTCCGGAATATTATAAAATTGAAGAATGGGATGATGATGAAGCATCTCCAACTGCGGGACAAGCAGAGTTTATTATAGCCAAACACCGTAATGGTGGATTGGAAAATATTCGTTTAAAATTCTTAGGACACTTAGGTAAGTTTGACAACCTTGAAGACTTTACAGGTGGTTATGATGATTTACCTTCAAAAATGAATCACGAGGATAATCCATTTATTACAAAAAATCTGCCATCGGCCAATGAAGCATTTGGAAGCAACCTGAATGACGATGATGATGATAGTGATGTACCGTTTTAA
- a CDS encoding endonuclease/exonuclease/phosphatase family protein codes for MKNSTFYFLLFLLTSFQAFSQTKFISWNLENFGKSKYQASLSFIAKTVQEYDIIAIQEVVAGYGGSQAVAKLASILNEKGSKWDYTISDPTSGNSYKKERYAFIWKTSKVKLKGKPWLEKKYHLEIDREPYFATFEVNKKLVTFVNFHAITKSKQPETEIKYFKFLPQEYPDLNLVFTGDFNCPESHTVFNPLKKMGYVSVFQKQKTTLKQKCKAEVCLASEFDNIFYKSNTLKPIKSGVVLFYNNYDSLQEARKISDHIPIWFEFFLN; via the coding sequence ATGAAAAATAGTACATTTTATTTCCTCTTATTCCTTCTTACTTCATTCCAAGCCTTTTCTCAAACCAAATTTATTTCCTGGAATTTAGAAAACTTTGGAAAATCTAAGTATCAAGCCTCTTTAAGTTTTATTGCAAAAACGGTACAAGAATACGATATTATAGCTATCCAAGAAGTTGTTGCCGGATACGGAGGCTCACAGGCTGTCGCAAAACTTGCTTCAATATTAAACGAAAAAGGTTCAAAATGGGATTATACAATAAGTGATCCCACAAGTGGAAACAGTTACAAAAAAGAGCGCTATGCTTTTATTTGGAAAACAAGTAAAGTAAAATTGAAAGGCAAACCCTGGCTGGAAAAAAAATATCACTTAGAAATAGACCGGGAACCTTATTTTGCAACCTTCGAAGTAAACAAAAAACTAGTTACGTTTGTTAATTTTCATGCTATAACAAAAAGTAAACAGCCTGAAACTGAAATTAAATACTTCAAATTTCTTCCGCAAGAATACCCAGATCTAAATCTGGTTTTTACCGGCGATTTTAATTGTCCCGAATCACATACCGTTTTTAATCCATTAAAAAAAATGGGATATGTTTCTGTATTTCAAAAACAAAAAACAACTTTAAAGCAAAAATGCAAAGCAGAAGTCTGTCTTGCTTCTGAATTTGATAATATTTTTTACAAATCAAATACGTTAAAACCTATTAAGTCAGGAGTTGTTTTATTTTATAATAATTACGATTCACTTCAGGAAGCCAGAAAAATATCAGACCACATTCCTATTTGGTTTGAGTTCTTTTTAAATTAA